In Pseudomonas sp. R76, one genomic interval encodes:
- a CDS encoding DUF2339 domain-containing protein, with the protein MQWIFMLIGLVLGWTLDESFTDAGFGALLGLGIGQAMRLSMLSTQANQQARQLETTQKALIALGERLRQLEVPAPTSSVIVESPIPEPAPVVAKPELVWELPAELAPVAVVAEASQPLPDDVWVAAPTPQPEEPAIPRGPTLIERAFSGARNWLFGGNTVLRVGVVLLFLGLAFLLRYATEGVVVPIELRYAGVAAAAIGLLGLGWWLRLRNSNYGLMLQGTGIAVLYLTVFAAMRLHPLIDPSAALGLLVAVTVFSAILAITQDALGLACAAALGGFAAPILTSTGAGNHVALFSYFALLNAGILAIAWFKAWRLLNLIGFVGTFGIGFAWGMRSYTPELLWSTEPFLILFFLMYLAIGLLFARRKLQEMGDAPEGRDALLRWSAAKGDYVDGSMLFGPPLVGFGLQFALVQHLEFAAAFSALGLGLIYMGLARVFNGGRALLLAETCLALGVIFASLAIPLGLDARWTAAAWAVEGAGIFWLGLRQQRPLARAFGLLLQLGSALAFLSELRIGEHSLLDGAPLGALLLGAALLFSFDQLRRATAEQSAPWERKGMPVLASLGLTFLYLLAPLLLQTQGTAISWAIAGLATLFVGLRIGSRTFLFTAFAVQLLGGALFLLRLRGGDGAAVFSAGWTGLLTASLIGLALVGGMLMAARDDMVRSDVRLLRALSVVLLAGLVLINLAVLFVLPWESASGVWAASGLLIIWLSLYLQQRVSFVFGLLLQLVGGASFLLAMPELLGPLTREGLRPLAHSGFWTPMLLGLAALVGAWRLQREPHAPVFSVLKLQRLSDLLLVWGAAWWALALIGEVLRFTSQELQGPLLLGIAAVSVAIWALLADRLRWASLGMLCTLLMPAAGVVLLASANDYYHPAAHFGWLAWLAVFVVHFISLRRLAATVPSKVLSIAHVLGCWMLIGVLALELRYGLLLLSSEYNAWRWLGWAILPSLYLVLAAAPRSWPWPVSAYPREYRVLAALPLAVLMLGWFWLANIFSDGTAKPLPYVPLLNPLELGLMFALLGIYLWSRSVAPQRGPRAELIAQGVAGVSLFAFFTALVMRTAHHWAGVPFQLDALLASMLVQAGLSIVWTLIALGLMIGGHLRHRREVWLIGAALIAVVVAKLFFVELSNRGGLARIVSFIGVGGLLLVVGYFAPLPPKRAEPVLETEGATS; encoded by the coding sequence ATGCAATGGATTTTCATGCTGATTGGCCTGGTGCTCGGCTGGACGCTCGATGAGTCGTTCACCGATGCCGGCTTCGGTGCGCTGCTGGGGTTGGGCATTGGCCAGGCGATGCGCCTGTCGATGCTGTCGACTCAAGCGAACCAGCAAGCGCGTCAGTTGGAAACCACACAGAAAGCGCTGATCGCGCTGGGTGAGCGCCTGCGGCAGCTGGAAGTGCCTGCGCCGACAAGCAGTGTCATTGTCGAATCCCCCATTCCTGAACCCGCCCCCGTCGTTGCAAAGCCCGAACTTGTCTGGGAACTGCCCGCCGAACTGGCGCCTGTCGCCGTGGTTGCCGAAGCCAGTCAGCCGCTGCCGGACGACGTCTGGGTGGCTGCGCCCACACCACAACCTGAAGAGCCTGCGATTCCGCGCGGCCCCACCCTGATCGAGCGCGCCTTCAGCGGCGCACGCAATTGGCTGTTTGGCGGCAACACCGTGCTGCGCGTCGGCGTGGTGCTGTTGTTCCTCGGCCTGGCCTTCCTGCTGCGCTATGCCACCGAAGGCGTGGTGGTGCCGATCGAGCTGCGTTACGCCGGGGTTGCCGCTGCTGCCATCGGCCTGTTGGGCTTGGGCTGGTGGTTGCGGCTGCGTAACAGCAATTACGGCCTGATGCTGCAAGGCACCGGCATTGCGGTGTTGTACCTGACGGTGTTTGCCGCGATGCGCTTGCACCCGTTGATCGACCCGAGTGCCGCCCTTGGCCTGTTGGTGGCAGTCACCGTATTTTCGGCGATCCTGGCGATCACCCAGGACGCCCTCGGCCTCGCCTGTGCGGCGGCGCTGGGTGGGTTTGCCGCGCCGATCCTCACCTCTACCGGCGCCGGCAACCACGTGGCGTTGTTCAGTTACTTCGCATTGCTCAACGCCGGCATCCTCGCCATCGCCTGGTTCAAGGCTTGGCGCTTGCTCAACCTGATCGGGTTTGTCGGCACTTTCGGCATCGGTTTCGCCTGGGGCATGCGCTCCTACACACCGGAACTGCTGTGGAGCACCGAGCCGTTCCTGATTCTGTTTTTCCTGATGTACCTGGCCATCGGCCTGTTGTTTGCTCGACGGAAGTTGCAAGAGATGGGCGATGCGCCCGAGGGCCGTGATGCATTGCTACGCTGGTCGGCCGCCAAGGGTGACTACGTCGACGGCAGCATGTTGTTCGGCCCGCCGCTGGTGGGCTTTGGCTTGCAGTTCGCCCTGGTGCAGCACCTGGAATTTGCCGCTGCCTTCAGTGCGCTCGGCTTGGGGCTTATCTACATGGGCCTGGCCCGAGTGTTCAACGGCGGGCGCGCTTTGCTGCTGGCGGAAACCTGCCTGGCGCTCGGCGTGATCTTTGCCAGCCTGGCGATTCCCTTGGGCCTCGACGCGCGCTGGACGGCTGCCGCGTGGGCGGTGGAGGGCGCCGGGATTTTCTGGCTCGGCTTGCGTCAGCAGCGGCCGTTGGCGCGCGCGTTTGGTTTGTTGTTGCAGTTGGGCTCGGCGCTGGCGTTCCTCAGCGAGCTGCGCATCGGCGAACACAGCCTGCTCGACGGTGCGCCATTGGGCGCGCTGTTGCTGGGTGCGGCGTTGCTGTTCAGCTTCGATCAGTTGCGCAGGGCCACGGCAGAACAGTCGGCGCCCTGGGAGCGCAAAGGCATGCCCGTGCTGGCCAGCCTGGGCCTGACCTTTTTGTACCTGCTCGCACCGCTGCTGCTACAGACACAAGGCACCGCCATCAGTTGGGCAATCGCCGGTCTGGCTACCCTGTTTGTCGGCCTGCGCATCGGCTCGCGCACCTTCCTGTTCACCGCCTTTGCCGTGCAGTTGCTGGGCGGTGCGCTGTTCCTGCTGCGCTTGCGGGGCGGTGATGGGGCGGCAGTCTTTAGTGCCGGGTGGACCGGCTTGTTGACCGCTTCGCTGATTGGCCTGGCGCTGGTCGGCGGCATGCTCATGGCGGCACGTGACGACATGGTGCGTAGCGACGTACGTCTACTGCGCGCGCTGTCGGTGGTGCTGCTCGCAGGTTTGGTATTGATCAATCTGGCTGTGCTGTTCGTGTTGCCATGGGAAAGCGCCAGCGGCGTGTGGGCGGCCAGCGGTTTGTTGATCATTTGGTTGAGCCTGTACCTGCAACAGCGCGTCAGCTTTGTGTTTGGGTTGCTGCTGCAATTGGTCGGTGGCGCCTCGTTCCTGCTCGCGATGCCGGAGTTGCTCGGGCCGTTGACCCGCGAGGGCTTGCGCCCGCTGGCGCACAGCGGTTTCTGGACGCCGATGTTGCTGGGCCTGGCCGCATTGGTCGGCGCCTGGCGCTTGCAGCGTGAACCGCATGCGCCGGTGTTCAGCGTGTTGAAACTGCAACGCCTGTCCGACCTGCTGCTGGTGTGGGGCGCGGCGTGGTGGGCACTGGCGTTGATTGGCGAAGTGCTGCGGTTTACGTCGCAAGAGCTGCAGGGGCCATTGTTGCTCGGCATCGCGGCAGTGAGCGTGGCGATCTGGGCGCTGCTGGCCGACCGGTTGCGCTGGGCGTCGCTGGGTATGCTGTGCACCTTGCTGATGCCGGCCGCGGGCGTGGTGTTGCTGGCGTCTGCCAATGATTACTACCACCCGGCGGCACACTTCGGCTGGCTGGCGTGGTTGGCGGTATTTGTGGTGCATTTCATCTCGCTGCGCCGTTTGGCTGCGACGGTGCCGAGCAAGGTGTTGAGCATCGCTCATGTGCTGGGTTGCTGGATGTTGATCGGCGTACTGGCGCTGGAGCTGCGTTACGGCCTGTTATTGCTGTCCAGCGAGTACAACGCCTGGCGCTGGCTGGGTTGGGCGATTCTGCCAAGCCTGTACCTGGTATTGGCGGCGGCACCGCGCAGTTGGCCGTGGCCGGTGTCGGCGTATCCGCGTGAATACCGTGTACTCGCCGCACTGCCGCTGGCGGTGCTGATGCTCGGCTGGTTCTGGTTGGCGAATATCTTCAGTGACGGCACGGCCAAGCCACTGCCCTATGTGCCGCTGCTCAACCCGCTGGAACTGGGCTTGATGTTCGCGCTGCTGGGTATTTACCTGTGGTCGCGCAGCGTTGCGCCACAGCGCGGGCCGCGTGCTGAACTGATTGCCCAAGGTGTCGCGGGTGTTTCGCTGTTTGCCTTCTTTACAGCCTTGGTGATGCGCACTGCCCACCATTGGGCGGGCGTGCCGTTCCAACTGGATGCCCTGCTGGCGTCGATGTTGGTGCAGGCCGGTCTGTCGATTGTCTGGACCCTGATCGCCCTCGGGCTGATGATCGGCGGCCACCTGCGCCATCGTCGTGAAGTGTGGTTGATCGGCGCGGCGTTGATTGCGGTGGTGGTCGCCAAGCTGTTCTTTGTCGAGTTGAGTAACCGTGGCGGGCTGGCGCGGATCGTGTCGTTTATCGGCGTGGGCGGGCTGTTGCTGGTGGTGGGTTACTTTGCGCCGCTGCCGCCCAAGCGCGCCGAACCGGTGTTGGAAACTGAAGGAGCAACCTCTTGA
- a CDS encoding DUF3999 domain-containing protein: MGKLSVIAVGLCTTLSVWAQETPADFTTQVPLTVSGSGPWYRLELPLFVQLSARQADLSDVRVFNAAGEPQAYALSRQSAQRTESRNVADVKWFPLYAADTRESVPDVVMKSTAEGTLLEVRPSKAGKQVLRGWVLDASAIKAPLQQLSLDWSREQDGFQRFSIEASDDLQHWQSWGDGQVARLSFADERVEQHDVSLPGQSARYLRLLWQGQVAPTLTSAKLVSATSSSLPTPLVWSQPLSGTRLKAGEYSWQLPTGLAVERLRIELKQPNTLAPVTLAGRREANQAWQPLSNGVLYRLTQNGQDVVQDELHLPGVAVGELKLQVDERGGGLGVEAPALRFAVRTTQLVFLARGEPPFTLALGNGSVKAANLPLATLIPDYSAERLKTLGQARVSGDAVVKSASVAAPPEAGTDWKKLGLWAVLLLGVAALGAMAYSLLRQPAAKP, encoded by the coding sequence ATCGGTAAGTTGAGCGTGATCGCGGTGGGTTTGTGCACGACCTTGTCGGTGTGGGCGCAGGAAACGCCTGCCGACTTCACCACCCAAGTGCCATTGACGGTGAGTGGCAGCGGCCCCTGGTATCGCCTGGAGCTGCCGCTGTTTGTGCAATTGAGCGCGCGCCAGGCCGATCTCAGCGATGTGCGCGTGTTCAACGCCGCCGGTGAGCCCCAGGCCTATGCGTTGTCGCGCCAATCCGCACAACGCACCGAAAGCCGCAATGTGGCTGACGTGAAGTGGTTCCCGCTGTACGCCGCCGATACGCGTGAAAGTGTGCCCGACGTGGTGATGAAATCCACCGCCGAGGGCACCCTGCTGGAAGTGCGTCCGTCCAAGGCCGGCAAGCAAGTGCTGCGCGGCTGGGTGCTGGACGCCAGTGCGATCAAGGCGCCGCTGCAGCAACTGAGCCTGGACTGGAGCCGCGAGCAGGACGGCTTTCAGCGTTTCAGCATCGAGGCCAGTGATGACTTGCAGCACTGGCAATCCTGGGGCGATGGCCAGGTGGCGCGCCTTTCATTTGCCGACGAGCGTGTCGAGCAGCATGACGTGAGTTTGCCGGGGCAATCGGCGCGTTACCTGCGCCTGCTGTGGCAAGGCCAGGTCGCGCCGACGTTGACCTCGGCCAAGCTGGTGAGCGCGACCAGCAGCAGCTTGCCGACGCCGTTGGTGTGGTCGCAGCCGTTGTCGGGTACGCGCCTCAAGGCCGGTGAGTACAGCTGGCAGTTGCCGACGGGGCTGGCCGTCGAGCGTTTGCGCATCGAGCTGAAGCAGCCCAACACGCTGGCGCCGGTCACCCTGGCGGGGCGCCGTGAAGCCAATCAAGCCTGGCAGCCGCTGAGCAATGGCGTGTTATACCGCCTGACTCAGAACGGCCAGGACGTGGTGCAGGACGAGTTGCACCTGCCGGGTGTGGCCGTTGGTGAACTCAAACTGCAAGTGGACGAGCGCGGTGGCGGCCTCGGCGTCGAGGCACCGGCCCTGCGCTTTGCCGTGCGTACCACGCAGTTGGTGTTTCTGGCACGAGGCGAGCCGCCGTTTACCCTGGCGCTGGGCAATGGCTCGGTCAAGGCGGCGAACCTGCCGTTGGCGACCCTGATCCCCGACTATAGCGCCGAGCGCCTCAAGACGTTGGGCCAGGCCAGGGTCTCGGGTGACGCGGTGGTTAAAAGCGCTAGCGTTGCCGCACCGCCCGAAGCCGGCACCGACTGGAAGAAACTCGGCCTGTGGGCCGTGCTCCTGTTGGGTGTGGCGGCGCTGGGGGCGATGGCCTACAGTTTGTTGCGCCAACCCGCCGCCAAACCGTGA
- a CDS encoding class 1 fructose-bisphosphatase, protein MSRVTLSRYLIEQTRSNNTPADLRFLIEVVARACKEISHAVSKGALGGVLGSMGTENVQGEVQKKLDVLSNEILLEANEWGGHLAGMASEEMDNAYQIPGKYPKGAYLLVFDPLDGSSNIDINAPVGTIFSVLRCPNEYLSQNEALNEKAFLQPGTEQVAAGYAIYGPQTMLVLTLGDGVKGFTLDREMGSFVLTHEDISIPASTQEFAINMSNQRHWEEPVKRYVNELMEGEEGPLKKNFNMRWVAAMVADVHRILTRGGLFMYPRDSREPSKPGKLRLMYEANPMSFLVEQAGGASTDGHQRILYIQPEGLHQRVAVFLGSKEEVERVTGYHKK, encoded by the coding sequence ATGTCCCGCGTTACCCTGAGTCGCTATTTGATCGAGCAGACCCGCAGCAACAACACGCCTGCCGATCTGCGCTTCCTTATCGAAGTGGTGGCGCGTGCTTGCAAGGAAATCAGCCACGCCGTGTCCAAAGGCGCACTGGGTGGTGTCCTGGGCAGCATGGGCACTGAAAACGTCCAAGGCGAAGTGCAGAAGAAGCTCGACGTACTCTCCAACGAGATCCTGCTCGAAGCCAACGAATGGGGCGGTCACCTGGCCGGCATGGCGTCCGAAGAAATGGACAATGCCTACCAGATCCCGGGCAAATACCCGAAAGGCGCCTACCTGCTGGTGTTCGACCCACTGGACGGCTCGTCCAACATCGACATCAACGCACCAGTCGGCACCATCTTCTCGGTACTGCGCTGCCCGAATGAATACCTGAGCCAGAACGAAGCCTTGAACGAAAAGGCCTTCCTGCAGCCAGGCACCGAGCAGGTGGCTGCCGGTTACGCGATCTACGGCCCGCAGACCATGCTGGTGCTGACCTTGGGCGACGGCGTCAAAGGCTTCACCCTGGACCGCGAGATGGGCAGCTTCGTACTGACCCACGAAGACATTTCGATTCCGGCCTCCACCCAGGAATTCGCGATCAATATGTCCAACCAGCGTCACTGGGAAGAACCGGTTAAGCGCTACGTCAACGAGCTGATGGAAGGCGAAGAAGGCCCGTTGAAGAAAAACTTCAACATGCGCTGGGTCGCCGCGATGGTTGCCGATGTGCACCGTATCCTGACCCGTGGTGGCTTGTTCATGTACCCACGTGACAGCCGCGAGCCGTCGAAGCCGGGCAAACTGCGCTTGATGTATGAAGCCAACCCGATGTCGTTCCTGGTTGAGCAAGCGGGCGGCGCGTCCACCGACGGCCATCAGCGCATCCTCTACATCCAGCCTGAAGGCCTGCACCAGCGCGTGGCGGTGTTCCTGGGTTCGAAGGAAGAAGTTGAACGCGTGACCGGTTACCACAAGAAGTAA
- a CDS encoding lipocalin family protein, with amino-acid sequence MMRFVLCLCASLFLAGCASHSGDDLQPKTASNVNLKRYQGTWYELARLPMYFQRNCAQSEARYTLLPDGDMSVFNRCLTPEWKWEEAKGTATPQVPGKTDKLWVEFNNWFTALLPGVAKGDYWVLYVSDDYKTAIVGSPSRRYMWILSRTPTVNADTREDLLSRARQQGYDTTRLIWRTSDKQMAKTSQ; translated from the coding sequence ATGATGCGTTTTGTTTTGTGCCTTTGTGCCAGCCTGTTTTTGGCGGGCTGCGCCAGCCATTCTGGCGATGATCTGCAACCCAAGACAGCGAGCAACGTCAACCTCAAGCGTTACCAGGGCACCTGGTATGAGTTGGCCCGATTGCCGATGTACTTCCAGCGCAACTGCGCGCAGTCCGAAGCCCGCTACACCTTGCTGCCTGATGGCGACATGTCGGTGTTCAACCGCTGCCTGACACCTGAGTGGAAGTGGGAAGAAGCCAAGGGCACGGCCACGCCGCAAGTGCCCGGCAAGACCGACAAGCTCTGGGTGGAATTCAATAACTGGTTCACGGCGCTGCTGCCGGGCGTCGCCAAGGGCGATTACTGGGTGCTGTACGTGAGCGATGACTACAAGACCGCCATCGTCGGCAGCCCGAGCCGCCGCTACATGTGGATCTTGTCGCGCACGCCGACGGTGAATGCCGACACCCGCGAAGACTTGCTGAGCAGGGCGCGGCAGCAAGGGTATGACACCACGCGGTTGATCTGGCGTACGTCGGACAAGCAGATGGCGAAGACCTCGCAGTAA